From one Streptomyces chromofuscus genomic stretch:
- the thiD gene encoding bifunctional hydroxymethylpyrimidine kinase/phosphomethylpyrimidine kinase → MSAPPRVLTVAGSDSGGGAGVQADLKTMLALGVHGMSVITAVTAQNSLGVQGAWELPVEAVRAQYRSVVDDIGVQAVKTGMLASAELVEAVADLITGTDAPAVVDPVGVSKHGDSLLAPSALDSVRTRLLPAATVVTPNLDEVAQLTGLRVESEDGMREAAAALLAYGPRWVVIKGGHLPGDAVDLLTDGSEEHWLRAPRHDNRHTHGTGCTLASAIASGLAKGLTVPEAVRAAKEYVTGAIAAGFALGGGIGPVDHGWRFRT, encoded by the coding sequence ATGAGCGCGCCACCCAGGGTGCTGACCGTCGCCGGGTCCGACTCCGGCGGGGGCGCGGGCGTCCAGGCCGACCTGAAGACGATGCTCGCGCTCGGCGTACACGGCATGAGCGTGATCACCGCGGTGACCGCGCAGAACTCCCTCGGCGTGCAGGGCGCCTGGGAGCTGCCCGTGGAGGCCGTGCGGGCCCAGTACCGCAGTGTCGTCGACGACATCGGCGTCCAGGCCGTGAAGACCGGGATGCTGGCCTCGGCGGAACTGGTCGAGGCAGTGGCCGACTTGATCACCGGGACGGATGCGCCCGCCGTCGTCGACCCGGTGGGCGTCTCCAAGCACGGCGACTCGCTGTTGGCGCCCTCCGCGCTGGACTCGGTGCGCACGAGGCTGCTGCCGGCCGCGACCGTGGTCACGCCGAACCTGGACGAGGTCGCGCAACTGACCGGGCTGCGGGTCGAGTCCGAGGACGGGATGCGCGAGGCGGCCGCCGCCCTGCTGGCGTACGGGCCGCGCTGGGTCGTGATCAAGGGCGGCCATCTGCCGGGGGACGCGGTGGACTTGCTCACCGACGGTTCCGAGGAACACTGGCTGCGCGCCCCCCGCCACGACAACCGGCACACGCACGGGACCGGCTGCACGCTGGCCTCGGCGATCGCGTCCGGGCTGGCCAAGGGGCTGACCGTGCCGGAGGCGGTACGGGCGGCGAAGGAGTACGTCACCGGGGCGATCGCGGCCGGGTTCGCGCTGGGCGGCGGGATCGGGCCCGTCGACCACGGGTGGCGGTTCCGGACCTGA
- a CDS encoding DAK2 domain-containing protein: protein MAQVPQTFFDALAVRTWCGLALEALGRAREEIDAINVYPVADGDTGTNLYLTVESAAASVEAVFAAHEVDASSPGRPSPAEAVRAMAHGALIGARGNSGTILAQLLRGMAQVLTAEDEDAHTDGAGLRLALRRAADAARQAVARPVEGTVLSVASAAADAADGAEGDCGTVARAAYEGARAALAATPAQLAVLKRAGVVDAGGWGLVVVLAALVETLTGETPGAAAADARHARVRAPHAGEGADGATPCGDGARRGVDGAAWAVDGAASGGDGAGQGVDRARPAADGSARFADGATQDPDGATRCADGVEDGGPAYEVIYLLEAEDLAVARLRERLDALGDSLVVVGGDGLWNVHVHVNDAGAAVEAGVEAGRPYRIRITHFGAGDVHTVRGDGRPVERLQRAVVAVVPGEGLAGLYAEAGALTVLARPGEPPASGELVEALRRAHAHEVVLLPNDPDLRHTAAAAVEQVRAEGIRVSLIPTRSAVQGIAALAVHEPERRFDEDVVSMTSAAGATRCGEVALAERQAWTMAGICQAGDVLGLIDGDVAVIGTDVTSVAGTVLDRMLAGGGELVTLVLGDEAPESVAEHMEARVREAYLAVDTVVYRGGRQGALLLIGVE, encoded by the coding sequence GTGGCGCAGGTGCCGCAGACATTCTTCGATGCTCTCGCGGTGCGCACCTGGTGCGGTCTCGCGCTGGAGGCGCTCGGACGCGCGCGCGAGGAGATCGACGCGATCAACGTGTACCCGGTCGCGGACGGGGACACGGGCACGAACCTGTACCTGACCGTCGAGTCGGCGGCGGCCTCCGTCGAGGCGGTCTTCGCCGCCCACGAGGTCGACGCGTCCAGCCCCGGGCGTCCCTCGCCGGCCGAGGCCGTGCGGGCGATGGCCCACGGGGCGCTGATCGGGGCACGGGGCAACTCCGGGACGATCCTGGCGCAGCTGCTGCGCGGCATGGCGCAGGTCCTCACCGCCGAGGATGAGGACGCTCACACCGACGGAGCGGGCCTGCGGCTCGCGCTGCGCCGCGCGGCGGACGCCGCCCGCCAGGCCGTGGCGCGTCCCGTGGAGGGCACGGTCCTGTCGGTCGCCTCGGCCGCCGCCGACGCGGCCGACGGGGCCGAGGGCGACTGCGGGACGGTCGCGCGCGCCGCCTACGAAGGGGCACGGGCGGCGCTCGCCGCGACCCCGGCACAGCTGGCCGTCCTGAAGCGTGCCGGGGTGGTCGACGCCGGGGGGTGGGGCCTGGTGGTGGTGCTGGCGGCACTGGTGGAGACGCTCACGGGGGAGACGCCGGGGGCGGCTGCGGCCGACGCACGGCACGCACGCGTGCGGGCGCCGCACGCCGGGGAGGGCGCGGACGGCGCGACCCCTTGCGGCGACGGCGCGAGGCGGGGCGTGGACGGCGCGGCGTGGGCAGTGGACGGCGCGGCGTCTGGCGGGGACGGCGCTGGGCAGGGCGTGGACCGCGCGAGGCCGGCTGCGGACGGCTCTGCGCGTTTCGCGGACGGTGCCACGCAGGACCCCGACGGTGCGACGCGCTGCGCGGACGGCGTCGAGGACGGCGGCCCGGCCTACGAGGTGATCTATCTCCTGGAGGCCGAGGACCTCGCCGTGGCCCGGCTGCGGGAGCGGCTCGACGCCCTCGGGGACTCGCTCGTGGTGGTCGGCGGCGACGGGCTGTGGAACGTGCATGTCCACGTGAACGACGCCGGCGCCGCCGTGGAGGCGGGCGTCGAGGCCGGACGGCCGTACCGGATCAGGATCACGCACTTCGGTGCCGGCGACGTGCACACGGTACGCGGGGACGGGCGCCCCGTGGAACGCCTCCAGCGGGCCGTGGTGGCCGTCGTGCCCGGTGAGGGGCTGGCCGGGCTGTACGCCGAGGCGGGCGCCCTGACCGTGCTGGCGCGTCCGGGGGAGCCGCCCGCGAGCGGGGAGCTCGTCGAGGCGCTGCGGCGGGCCCACGCGCACGAGGTCGTCCTGCTGCCCAACGACCCCGACCTGCGGCACACCGCCGCCGCGGCGGTCGAGCAGGTCCGTGCGGAGGGCATCCGGGTGTCCCTGATCCCCACCCGCTCCGCGGTCCAGGGCATCGCCGCGCTCGCCGTGCACGAGCCCGAGCGCCGCTTCGACGAGGACGTCGTCTCCATGACCTCGGCGGCGGGCGCGACGCGCTGCGGCGAGGTCGCCCTCGCCGAACGCCAGGCCTGGACCATGGCCGGCATCTGCCAGGCCGGTGACGTCCTCGGGCTCATCGACGGGGACGTGGCCGTGATCGGGACGGACGTCACGTCCGTCGCCGGGACCGTGCTGGACCGGATGCTCGCGGGCGGAGGGGAGCTGGTGACCCTCGTGCTCGGCGACGAGGCGCCGGAGTCCGTCGCCGAGCACATGGAGGCCAGGGTGCGGGAGGCCTACCTCGCCGTCGACACGGTGGTGTACCGGGGCGGGCGGCAGGGGGCGTTGCTGCTCATCGGCGTGGAGTGA
- a CDS encoding DUF3515 domain-containing protein, whose amino-acid sequence MKISRHRLIGLPASALLIAVVGCSSADDSASVAVPSPSAAVTELCRNLDKALPRTVDGLSRNDPEPESALTAGWGSPVIILRCGVARPPKMTDPKVAEGRDSDAVAGGVNGVDWLQEERDGGGYRFTSANRRAYVEVTVPEGRDNAAVLVDLASAVRSAIPEGIAD is encoded by the coding sequence GTGAAGATTTCCCGTCACCGGCTCATCGGTCTGCCCGCGTCCGCACTGCTGATCGCTGTCGTCGGCTGCTCCTCAGCAGACGACAGTGCGAGCGTCGCGGTTCCCAGTCCGTCCGCGGCGGTCACCGAGCTGTGCCGGAACCTGGACAAGGCGCTGCCCCGCACGGTGGACGGCCTGAGCCGGAACGACCCCGAGCCCGAGTCCGCGCTCACGGCGGGTTGGGGAAGCCCGGTGATCATACTGCGCTGCGGGGTGGCGCGGCCGCCGAAGATGACGGACCCGAAGGTGGCCGAGGGCCGCGATTCGGACGCCGTGGCGGGGGGTGTGAACGGCGTCGACTGGCTGCAGGAGGAGCGGGACGGCGGCGGGTACCGGTTCACCAGCGCGAACCGCAGGGCGTACGTCGAGGTGACCGTGCCCGAGGGGCGGGACAACGCGGCTGTGCTGGTCGACCTGGCGTCGGCGGTGAGGTCGGCGATTCCGGAGGGCATCGCCGACTAG
- the rpmB gene encoding 50S ribosomal protein L28 yields the protein MAANCDVCGKGPGFGNNISHSHRRTSRRWNPNIQRVRTVVGGTPKRVNACTSCIKAGKVSR from the coding sequence GTGGCTGCCAACTGCGACGTCTGCGGCAAGGGGCCGGGCTTCGGCAACAACATCTCGCACTCGCACCGCCGTACGTCCCGCCGCTGGAACCCGAACATCCAGCGTGTGCGTACCGTGGTCGGCGGGACGCCGAAGCGCGTGAACGCCTGCACCTCGTGCATCAAGGCCGGCAAGGTCTCGCGCTGA
- a CDS encoding D-alanine--D-alanine ligase family protein, whose product MSTENLPQSPEQPSRKPRVAVVFGGRSSEHGISVVTAGAVLRAIDRTRYEVLPIGITQDGRWALTADEPERMAITDRRTPNVEDLADSGEGGVVLPVDPANREVVYSEPGSVPKALGEVDVVFPVLHGPYGEDGTLQGLLELSGVPYVGSGVLSSAVGQDKEYMKRVFTSFGLRVGPYLVIRPREWQQDQAGARRRIAEFAGEHGWPLFVKPARAGSSIGITKVESFEGLDEAIAEAQRHDPKIIVEAAVRGREIECGVLEFEDGPRASVPAEIPPPDTHAYYDFEAKYIDSTPGIVPAPLTDEQTAEVQKLAVAAFEAASCEGLVRADFFLTEDGDFVINEINTMPGFTPISMYPQMWQASGVTYAELVDRLIQAALDRPTGLR is encoded by the coding sequence ATGAGCACCGAGAACCTCCCCCAGAGCCCCGAGCAGCCGTCCCGCAAGCCGCGTGTGGCCGTCGTGTTCGGCGGGCGCAGCTCCGAACACGGGATCTCCGTGGTCACCGCCGGCGCGGTACTGCGGGCCATCGACCGGACCCGGTACGAGGTCCTGCCGATCGGCATCACCCAGGACGGCCGGTGGGCGCTCACCGCCGACGAGCCGGAGCGGATGGCGATCACCGACCGCCGGACGCCCAACGTCGAGGACCTCGCCGACTCGGGCGAGGGCGGCGTGGTGCTCCCCGTCGACCCCGCCAACCGCGAAGTCGTCTACAGCGAGCCGGGTTCCGTGCCCAAGGCGCTGGGCGAGGTCGACGTGGTCTTCCCGGTGCTGCACGGCCCGTACGGCGAGGACGGCACCCTCCAGGGCCTCCTGGAGCTGTCCGGCGTCCCGTACGTGGGCTCGGGCGTGCTCTCCTCGGCCGTCGGCCAGGACAAGGAGTACATGAAGCGGGTGTTCACCTCGTTCGGGCTGCGGGTGGGCCCGTATCTGGTGATCCGGCCGCGTGAGTGGCAGCAGGACCAGGCGGGGGCTCGGCGGCGGATCGCCGAGTTCGCGGGTGAGCACGGCTGGCCGCTGTTCGTGAAGCCCGCGCGCGCGGGGTCGTCGATCGGCATCACCAAGGTGGAGTCCTTCGAGGGCCTCGACGAGGCGATCGCCGAGGCGCAGCGGCACGACCCGAAGATCATCGTCGAGGCGGCGGTGCGCGGCCGCGAGATCGAGTGCGGCGTCCTGGAGTTCGAGGACGGTCCCCGGGCGTCCGTCCCCGCGGAGATCCCGCCGCCGGACACGCACGCGTACTACGACTTCGAGGCCAAGTACATCGACTCGACCCCCGGCATCGTCCCGGCGCCGCTGACCGACGAGCAGACCGCCGAGGTCCAGAAGCTCGCCGTGGCGGCCTTCGAGGCGGCGTCCTGCGAGGGCCTGGTCCGCGCGGACTTCTTCCTCACCGAGGACGGCGACTTCGTCATCAACGAGATCAACACGATGCCCGGCTTCACGCCGATCTCGATGTACCCGCAGATGTGGCAGGCGAGCGGCGTGACGTACGCCGAGCTGGTGGACCGCCTGATCCAGGCGGCCCTCGACCGTCCGACCGGACTCAGGTGA
- a CDS encoding Lrp/AsnC family transcriptional regulator translates to MVQAYILIQTEVGKASTVAETISKIPGVIQAEDVTGPYDVIVRAQADTVDDLGRMVVAKVQQVDGITRTLTCPVVHL, encoded by the coding sequence GTGGTACAGGCGTACATCCTGATCCAAACAGAGGTCGGCAAGGCGTCGACCGTCGCCGAGACGATCAGCAAGATCCCTGGAGTGATCCAGGCCGAGGACGTGACGGGACCGTACGACGTCATCGTGCGCGCCCAGGCCGACACCGTCGACGACCTGGGCCGCATGGTGGTCGCCAAGGTCCAGCAAGTGGACGGCATCACCCGCACCCTGACCTGCCCGGTCGTCCATCTCTAG
- a CDS encoding thiamine-phosphate kinase, giving the protein MKGTVGELGEFGLIRELTSRLTTTPAVRVGPGDDAAVVAAPDRRVVASTDILLEGRHFRRDWSTAYDVGRKAAAQNLADIAAMGAVPTALLLGLVVPADLPVTWPTELMDGLRDECQVAGASVVGGDVVRGDTITLSITALGDLRNQEPVTRAGAQPGDLVAVTGWLGWSAAGYAVLSRGFRSPRAFVEAHRRPEPPYHAGPAAAGLGATAMCDVSDGLIADLGHIAEASKVRIDVRSGAIDIPSQMHDIGQAVGVDPLQWVLTGGEDHAIVATFPPDVKLPARWKVIGEVLNPSALPQVTVDGAPWTTKGGWDHFGGMES; this is encoded by the coding sequence ATGAAGGGCACTGTTGGTGAGCTCGGGGAGTTCGGGCTCATCAGGGAGCTCACCTCCCGTCTCACCACCACCCCGGCGGTGCGGGTCGGACCGGGCGACGACGCCGCGGTGGTCGCCGCGCCGGACCGACGGGTTGTCGCCAGCACCGACATCCTGCTGGAGGGCCGGCACTTCCGCCGGGACTGGTCCACGGCGTACGACGTCGGGCGCAAGGCGGCCGCGCAGAACCTCGCGGACATCGCCGCCATGGGCGCCGTGCCGACCGCGCTGCTGCTCGGCCTGGTCGTGCCGGCCGACCTCCCGGTCACCTGGCCGACCGAGCTGATGGACGGGCTGCGCGACGAGTGCCAGGTGGCGGGCGCGTCCGTGGTCGGCGGTGACGTCGTACGGGGGGACACCATCACGCTGTCGATCACCGCACTCGGCGATCTGCGCAACCAGGAGCCCGTGACGCGGGCCGGCGCGCAGCCCGGAGACCTCGTCGCGGTGACCGGCTGGCTGGGCTGGTCCGCGGCCGGCTACGCGGTGCTCTCGCGCGGGTTCCGCTCGCCGCGCGCCTTCGTCGAGGCCCATCGGCGCCCCGAGCCGCCGTACCACGCGGGTCCGGCGGCGGCGGGGCTGGGTGCCACGGCGATGTGCGACGTCAGCGACGGGCTGATCGCCGACCTCGGGCACATCGCGGAGGCCAGCAAGGTCCGGATAGACGTCCGTTCCGGCGCGATCGACATCCCCTCGCAGATGCACGACATCGGGCAGGCGGTGGGCGTCGACCCCCTGCAGTGGGTGCTGACCGGGGGAGAGGACCACGCGATCGTCGCGACCTTCCCGCCGGACGTGAAGCTGCCCGCCCGCTGGAAGGTGATCGGCGAGGTGCTCAACCCATCGGCGTTGCCCCAGGTGACCGTCGACGGAGCACCCTGGACCACCAAGGGCGGCTGGGACCACTTCGGAGGCATGGAGTCATGA